The following are encoded together in the Pseudomonas sediminis genome:
- a CDS encoding LysR family transcriptional regulator: MDIGGRSGDMVVFATVAEEGSLSAAARALGLTPSAVSRIIARTEQRLGTRLLLRTTRAITFTAEGEAYLRGARRILADMAEVEEAIADQGVPRGRVRVSAALGHGRMTIVPLVAAFSARYPNITVDLSLGDEVVDILGGQADVAVRFGHLPDSPLTARKVGETGQVVVASPDYLQRHGTPQQPEDLLQHNCLRFNFRRAEPNWPFTRDGQAFSLKVCGNIECSSGEALAQFARVGAGIARIGEFSVTEDLQRGDLVPLLQTFNPGDREPIHAVFVGGSAMPARVRVFVDFLVEHHRM; the protein is encoded by the coding sequence ATGGACATAGGCGGCCGATCAGGTGACATGGTGGTGTTCGCCACCGTGGCGGAGGAAGGCAGCCTGTCGGCCGCTGCACGCGCACTGGGGCTGACACCTTCGGCAGTCAGCCGCATCATCGCGCGCACCGAGCAACGCCTCGGCACGCGTCTACTTCTGCGCACCACCCGCGCGATCACCTTTACCGCCGAGGGCGAGGCGTATCTGCGCGGCGCCAGGCGCATCCTTGCCGATATGGCGGAGGTCGAAGAAGCCATTGCCGATCAGGGCGTGCCACGGGGGCGCGTGCGCGTCAGCGCTGCGCTCGGCCATGGGCGGATGACCATCGTGCCGCTGGTGGCGGCGTTCAGCGCGCGTTACCCGAACATCACCGTTGACCTAAGCCTGGGCGACGAGGTGGTCGATATTCTTGGCGGCCAGGCTGACGTGGCCGTGCGCTTCGGCCATCTGCCGGACAGCCCGTTGACCGCCCGCAAGGTCGGCGAAACCGGCCAGGTGGTGGTGGCCTCCCCCGATTACCTGCAACGCCATGGCACGCCGCAGCAGCCGGAAGACCTGCTGCAGCACAACTGCCTGCGCTTTAATTTCCGCCGCGCCGAACCCAACTGGCCTTTTACCCGCGACGGCCAGGCATTCTCCCTGAAGGTTTGCGGCAACATCGAATGCAGCAGCGGCGAGGCGCTGGCGCAGTTCGCCCGGGTCGGCGCCGGCATCGCACGCATCGGCGAGTTCAGCGTGACCGAGGACCTGCAGCGCGGTGATCTGGTGCCGCTGCTGCAAACCTTCAATCCCGGTGATCGGGAGCCGATTCATGCGGTGTTCGTGGGCGGCTCGGCGATGCCGGCGCGGGTGCGGGTGTTCGTGGATTTCCTGGTGGAACATCATCGGATGTGA
- a CDS encoding EamA family transporter translates to MPGSQFRPVLALSLLLTIGALTGLTSILVKLAGNVGWPAMAYLLWSLLGGGLLLLLFTWIRGESPGISPGLLGYYLASGLLSIAVPNGLLFSSIGHVGAGFASMCLAFPPLITYLLALALRMEGLSRIRLLGICIGLAGSLLLALGKLNAGDSPLLWVLAALCVPVFLALGNIYRARYWPRVCKNTFASWVPQPSVPGRGGFPSK, encoded by the coding sequence ATGCCCGGCTCCCAATTTCGTCCCGTTCTCGCCTTGTCACTATTGCTGACCATCGGCGCTCTGACGGGACTGACCAGCATCCTGGTGAAACTGGCCGGCAACGTTGGCTGGCCAGCCATGGCCTACCTGCTCTGGAGCTTGCTGGGCGGCGGCTTGCTGCTGTTGCTGTTCACCTGGATACGCGGCGAGAGCCCCGGCATCAGCCCAGGGTTGCTGGGTTACTACCTGGCCTCGGGGCTGCTCAGCATCGCGGTGCCGAATGGTTTGCTGTTCAGCTCCATCGGCCATGTCGGCGCCGGCTTCGCCTCGATGTGCCTGGCCTTCCCACCGCTGATCACCTACCTGCTGGCCCTGGCCCTGCGCATGGAGGGGTTGAGCCGCATTCGTCTGCTGGGCATCTGCATCGGTCTGGCCGGCAGCCTGCTTTTGGCACTGGGCAAGCTCAACGCCGGTGACAGCCCCCTGCTGTGGGTACTGGCGGCGCTCTGCGTGCCGGTGTTTCTGGCGCTCGGCAACATCTACCGTGCCCGCTACTGGCCCAGAGTGTGTAAAAACACTTTCGCATCTTGGGTGCCTCAGCCCAGTGTTCCTGGGCGAGGCGGTTTCCCAAGCAAATAG
- a CDS encoding MFS transporter, giving the protein MRINPPLVALAIGAFGIGVTEFAPMGMLPGIASDLGVSIPAAGLLVSAYALGVLLGAPLMTLTTGKIPRRYLLIGLMAIFTLGNLMSALATDYYSLLIARVVTSLNHGAFFGVGSIVAASVVAPDKRAGAVAAMFMGLTLATIGGVPLATWFGEVFGWRTAFWGITGLGVLAMVSLWFALPNVPLPKSDGVLAEIRVLGRGPVLAALALTVIGSSAMFTVFTYIAPILSSETQASTAFITAMLVLYGIGLTLGNVWGGKAADRSVDRTLIVSLSALILVLLAFTVLMRWPLPAAVAILIWGIASFAIVPPLQMRVMEAAKAAPNLASAVNIGAFNLGNAIGAALGGAVIKSGLGYPAISLAGAAMAGLGLLMVLGFAWRSRAVAAAVA; this is encoded by the coding sequence ATGCGTATCAATCCACCACTCGTTGCACTCGCCATCGGTGCCTTCGGCATCGGCGTTACCGAGTTCGCCCCCATGGGCATGTTGCCGGGCATCGCCAGCGATCTCGGCGTTTCCATTCCCGCTGCCGGCCTGCTGGTCAGCGCCTATGCGCTGGGCGTGCTGCTTGGCGCGCCACTGATGACCCTGACCACCGGCAAGATTCCCCGACGCTACCTGCTGATCGGCCTGATGGCCATCTTCACCTTGGGCAACCTGATGTCGGCCCTGGCGACTGACTACTACAGCCTGCTGATCGCCCGCGTGGTGACGTCGCTGAACCACGGTGCCTTCTTTGGCGTCGGCTCCATCGTTGCCGCCAGTGTGGTCGCGCCAGACAAGCGCGCAGGGGCGGTGGCAGCGATGTTCATGGGCCTGACATTGGCGACTATCGGTGGTGTACCGCTGGCGACCTGGTTCGGTGAAGTGTTTGGCTGGCGCACGGCGTTCTGGGGCATCACCGGGCTCGGCGTGCTGGCGATGGTCTCGCTATGGTTCGCGCTGCCCAACGTGCCGCTGCCGAAGAGCGACGGCGTGCTGGCGGAAATCCGCGTGCTGGGTCGTGGCCCGGTGCTGGCGGCACTGGCGCTGACCGTAATCGGCTCCAGCGCGATGTTCACCGTGTTCACCTATATCGCACCGATCCTCAGCAGCGAGACCCAGGCGTCCACCGCCTTCATCACCGCCATGCTGGTGCTGTACGGCATCGGCCTGACGCTGGGCAACGTGTGGGGTGGCAAGGCGGCGGATCGCTCCGTCGACCGCACCCTGATCGTCTCGCTGAGTGCGCTGATCCTGGTCTTGCTGGCCTTCACCGTGCTGATGCGTTGGCCGCTGCCGGCAGCCGTGGCCATCCTGATCTGGGGCATCGCCAGCTTCGCCATCGTGCCGCCGCTGCAGATGCGCGTGATGGAGGCAGCCAAGGCCGCACCCAACCTGGCCTCGGCTGTGAATATCGGCGCCTTCAACCTTGGTAACGCCATCGGCGCAGCACTGGGCGGAGCGGTGATCAAGTCGGGGTTGGGCTACCCGGCGATTTCACTGGCCGGTGCAGCGATGGCCGGGCTGGGGCTGCTGATGGTGCTGGGGTTTGCCTGGCGTTCCAGGGCGGTGGCGGCTGCGGTGGCCTGA
- a CDS encoding IS1182 family transposase gives MKRFIQGEHRGQSTLLPESLDDYVSDTNPVRVVDVFVDELDLATLGFDGVIPAETGRPAYHPSILLKIYIYGYLNRIQSSRRLEREAQRNVELMWLTGRLMPDFKTIANFRKDNSKAIRGVCRQFVLLCQQLGLFGENLVAIDGSKFKAVNNRDRNFTSAKLKRRMEEIEASISRYLAVLDAADRQIPSASAPDTASLEDKIAKLKAHMKELQGIETQLNDSPDKQVSLTDPDARSMMTRGSGIVGYNVQTAVDTQHHLIVAHEVTNSGSDRDQLSSMAKQAREAIGAETLSVVADRGYFKGEEILACHDANITAYVPKPMTSSAKADGRFNKDAFVYDPTKNEYTCPAGEALIWRFSSVEKGMNMHCYWSSKCQSCALKTQCTPSTNRRVRRWEHEAVLEEMQRRLNQAPEMMRVRKRTVEHPFGTLKQWMGATHFLTRKLNGVSAEMSLNVLAYNLKRVMKIIGTEGLLKAMTA, from the coding sequence ATGAAACGGTTTATCCAGGGTGAACACCGAGGTCAAAGCACCTTACTTCCCGAAAGCCTCGACGACTACGTCAGCGATACCAATCCGGTTCGGGTGGTTGACGTTTTCGTCGATGAACTCGACCTAGCCACGCTAGGTTTTGATGGCGTCATTCCAGCCGAAACCGGAAGACCGGCTTACCACCCTTCGATCCTGCTGAAGATCTATATCTACGGCTATCTAAACCGCATTCAATCGAGCCGGCGTCTTGAGCGAGAAGCTCAGCGCAACGTCGAACTCATGTGGTTAACCGGGCGATTGATGCCCGATTTCAAGACCATCGCCAACTTCCGAAAAGATAACAGCAAGGCCATTCGCGGCGTCTGCCGCCAGTTCGTTTTGCTCTGCCAGCAGTTGGGGTTGTTTGGCGAAAACTTGGTTGCCATCGACGGCAGCAAATTCAAGGCAGTGAACAACCGTGACCGCAATTTCACCAGCGCCAAACTGAAGCGGCGTATGGAAGAAATCGAGGCGAGCATCAGCCGTTATTTGGCTGTGCTCGATGCGGCTGATCGACAGATTCCTAGCGCCTCCGCGCCAGACACTGCCAGCCTGGAAGATAAGATTGCCAAGCTAAAAGCGCATATGAAAGAGCTTCAAGGGATCGAAACTCAGCTCAACGATTCCCCTGATAAACAGGTTTCGCTGACCGACCCGGATGCCCGTTCGATGATGACGCGCGGCAGCGGTATCGTCGGCTACAACGTGCAGACGGCTGTCGATACGCAGCACCACCTGATCGTTGCTCACGAGGTCACCAACAGCGGTTCAGACCGCGACCAACTCAGTTCAATGGCGAAGCAGGCTCGTGAAGCCATCGGCGCAGAAACGCTGTCCGTGGTGGCTGACCGAGGCTACTTCAAGGGTGAAGAGATCCTTGCCTGTCACGACGCAAACATCACGGCCTACGTGCCTAAGCCAATGACTTCAAGCGCCAAGGCTGATGGCCGATTCAATAAAGATGCCTTCGTGTATGACCCGACGAAAAACGAATACACCTGCCCGGCGGGAGAGGCACTGATCTGGCGATTCTCCAGCGTTGAGAAAGGCATGAATATGCACTGTTACTGGAGTTCTAAGTGCCAGAGTTGTGCGCTGAAAACCCAGTGCACACCAAGCACAAATCGTCGAGTAAGGCGCTGGGAGCATGAAGCAGTGCTGGAGGAAATGCAGCGCCGGTTGAACCAAGCACCAGAGATGATGCGGGTTCGAAAACGGACTGTTGAGCATCCCTTCGGTACGCTCAAGCAATGGATGGGCGCAACGCACTTCCTGACCCGAAAGCTGAACGGGGTGAGTGCGGAGATGAGCTTGAATGTGCTCGCCTACAACTTGAAACGGGTGATGAAAATCATCGGCACCGAAGGCCTGTTGAAGGCGATGACGGCGTAA
- a CDS encoding DUF4041 domain-containing protein: MALSDYWKGPEHRRRADDLDLQLSDLQARYQQLQALTRQIGAMEAVEIQNLIAQEKRKLAAVHQEVQRAEQNAAALAQRSSDLQREILVWEETLLLESFALYEPKFKLNSSHEYKARLVKVRELQKTLIKSGTAASGNTNWEVNGSKVEGRKLVNDMIKLVLRSFNNEADYCVDNVKFDNVELGEKRILKSFETCNRLGRVMSVELSRKYLSLKIDELHLAHEFQIKKQEEKEEAKRAREELREQQKLEQEIRAAREKIAKERKHFATAMRELQARLDKAQSEEERAPLVTKLAEIEAGRVALESEERLIDYREQNAKAGYVYVISNLGAFGEGIYKIGMTRRLEPMDRVDELGDASVPFWFDVHAMVFSDNAPALEAKLHERFAAGRLNKVNGRKEFFRADIAEIEAVIRENYDAAVEVTHEAPAEQYRESLRMELPKAAVQQFERVAAQR; encoded by the coding sequence ATGGCCCTGAGTGACTATTGGAAGGGACCTGAACACCGTCGGCGAGCCGATGATCTCGACCTGCAACTGTCTGACCTTCAGGCGCGCTATCAGCAGCTACAGGCACTCACCAGGCAGATCGGCGCCATGGAAGCGGTAGAGATCCAGAATCTGATCGCTCAGGAGAAAAGAAAGCTGGCGGCCGTGCACCAAGAGGTTCAGCGCGCTGAGCAGAATGCAGCAGCGCTCGCGCAACGCTCTTCTGATTTGCAGAGGGAGATCCTCGTCTGGGAAGAGACACTGCTTCTTGAAAGCTTTGCGCTCTATGAACCCAAGTTCAAGTTGAACTCCAGCCATGAGTACAAAGCCCGACTGGTCAAGGTCCGCGAGCTGCAGAAAACCTTAATCAAAAGTGGAACGGCCGCGAGTGGAAACACCAACTGGGAGGTAAATGGGAGCAAGGTAGAGGGCCGGAAACTGGTCAACGATATGATCAAGTTGGTGCTCCGATCATTCAACAACGAAGCTGACTACTGCGTCGACAACGTAAAGTTCGACAACGTAGAGCTGGGCGAAAAGCGCATTCTCAAGTCTTTCGAAACCTGCAACCGTCTCGGCAGGGTGATGTCCGTCGAGCTATCGCGGAAGTACCTGAGCCTCAAGATTGACGAACTGCACCTTGCCCATGAGTTCCAGATCAAGAAGCAGGAGGAAAAGGAAGAAGCCAAGCGCGCCCGAGAAGAACTACGGGAGCAGCAGAAGCTAGAGCAGGAAATTCGCGCCGCTCGGGAGAAGATCGCTAAGGAGCGCAAACACTTCGCGACTGCAATGCGCGAACTACAGGCTCGCCTAGACAAGGCACAGTCGGAGGAGGAACGCGCCCCGCTTGTGACAAAGTTGGCAGAGATTGAAGCGGGCCGTGTTGCGCTGGAGAGCGAAGAGAGACTTATCGACTATCGCGAACAGAACGCCAAAGCTGGCTATGTTTATGTGATCTCCAACCTCGGGGCATTCGGGGAAGGGATATATAAGATCGGTATGACCCGCCGCCTCGAGCCAATGGATCGCGTCGATGAGTTGGGTGATGCGTCGGTGCCGTTCTGGTTTGACGTGCATGCGATGGTCTTCTCGGATAACGCCCCAGCATTGGAAGCGAAGCTGCATGAACGCTTTGCGGCCGGTCGGTTAAACAAGGTCAACGGGCGCAAGGAGTTCTTCCGCGCCGACATTGCTGAAATAGAGGCAGTCATTCGAGAAAACTACGATGCTGCTGTCGAGGTCACCCACGAAGCTCCAGCAGAGCAGTATCGAGAAAGCCTACGGATGGAATTACCCAAGGCTGCGGTTCAGCAATTCGAGCGAGTTGCAGCACAGAGATGA
- a CDS encoding DUF6436 domain-containing protein, whose protein sequence is MNLLQRLSFKHLVVGFCVLALGSVVLIWWLSGAAYLRPYAEQTVIFGQGELKLPPELAGPGPIRVVHFWDPDCPCNGETDAHLRYLIGLHRNADVEFYSVQRPGSTGEIAPFLRGRMKPLPGIEGMESLPASPALAIWDRDGNLAYAGPYSEGLVCNSSNSFVEPVLDALTQGRHVSLASGLAVGCYCAWK, encoded by the coding sequence ATGAATCTGCTGCAACGCCTGAGCTTCAAGCATCTAGTGGTGGGCTTCTGTGTGTTGGCGCTGGGGAGTGTTGTGCTGATCTGGTGGCTTAGCGGCGCGGCGTATTTGCGGCCCTATGCTGAGCAGACGGTGATCTTCGGTCAGGGCGAGTTGAAGCTGCCGCCTGAGCTGGCTGGCCCTGGCCCCATTCGTGTGGTGCACTTCTGGGACCCAGATTGCCCCTGCAACGGGGAAACCGACGCGCACCTGCGCTACCTGATCGGCCTGCACCGCAATGCCGATGTCGAGTTCTACAGCGTGCAGAGGCCGGGCAGCACAGGCGAGATCGCGCCGTTTCTGCGGGGGCGGATGAAGCCTCTGCCGGGTATCGAGGGCATGGAGTCGCTGCCGGCCAGCCCGGCTCTGGCGATCTGGGATCGCGACGGCAACCTGGCCTATGCCGGCCCTTACAGCGAAGGGCTGGTGTGCAACTCCAGCAACAGCTTCGTCGAGCCGGTACTCGATGCGCTGACCCAGGGGCGCCATGTGTCGCTGGCCAGTGGGTTGGCGGTGGGGTGTTATTGCGCTTGGAAGTAG
- the hrpA gene encoding ATP-dependent RNA helicase HrpA gives MTDLATLQNNLDHIMIAERHRLRRQLHELQKHPDEAKLAQWLERFQASSDKVAARRSSIPAMRYDDALPIAAKRDEIKAALEKSQVVVIAGETGSGKTTQLPKICLEIGRGVHGLIGHTQPRRLAARSVATRVAEEIGTPLGELVGYQVRFEDQSKDSTLIKLMTDGILLAETQHDRFLEKYDTIIVDEAHERSLNIDFLLGYLKTLLPRRPDLKLIITSATIDLERFSKHFNDAPIIEVSGRTYPVETWYRPLAAEVDEEGERLLDDLSIDQGILAALDEIAEHERSVGKRPGDVLVFLPGEREIREAAEVLRKANLRFTEVLPLYARLTPAEQQKIFAPMAGRKIVLATNVAETSLTVPGIRYVIDSGTARISRYSYRAKVQRLPIEPVSQASANQRKGRCGRVEPGICIRLYSEEDFLGRPEFTDPEILRTNLAAVILQMLHLRLGSIEDFPFIEPPDGKAISDGFNLLQELSAVNRESQLTPLGRQLARLPIDPRLGRMVLEGAKQGSLEEILIVAAALSVQDPRERPMDRQQAADQAHAQWKDVDSDFAALINLWRGFEEKRQELGSNPLRTWCKKNFLNYMRLREWRDAHRQLVLIARDLQLLGKGSQNRSEAQGEQVANTPQPTKDTRVNAIARQQAEASEAAVLAKNYAAVHKAILAGLLSQIGQKTEEGDYLGARQRRFWIHPSSVIGRKKPNWIMAAELVETTKLFARMVAKIEPDWIEPLAAHLVKKNHLEPHWEKKRGQVVAYEQVTLYGMIIVGRRPVHYGPIDPPVAREMFIREGLVRGEINSRVRCLAANRQLLERLDELEAKSRRRDILADEETLFGYYEARIPQDIYQAASFESWYKKGSAADPQLLIMREEDALARDAKEVTAAQYPDTLRIGELQLPLSYHFEPNHPRDGVTLRVPAPLLPQLQPERLEWLVPGLLEAKCIALVRGLPKALRKNFVPVPDFVGAALDKLVFGQGSLPHALGQELLRMTGARVSDEAWAEAAESLENHLKMNIEVVDARGKFLGEGRDLAELTARFAEASQAALAIPQQSDKPKTVEAKAFAEVAEKAQQKIAGLSMTVYPALVEEAGVVKEGRFPTQAEADFQHRRALQRLLLQQLAEQAKFLRGKLPGLTELGLLYRDIGRVEALVEDILLASLDACILDGEAMLPRDGAALAQLAERKRGDWTAHAERIARLVLEILKLNHGLQKRFKGKIDLAQAMALNDIKQQLANLVYAGFVRETPGEWLKEIPRYLKAIEQRLDKVGAQVQRDRVWTGELTGYWEQYQARTGKHAQEGKRDPQLTLYRWMLEEYRVSLFAQQLGTKMAVSDKRLSKQWTLVEG, from the coding sequence ATGACTGACCTCGCCACGCTGCAGAACAACCTCGACCACATCATGATCGCCGAGCGCCATCGTTTGCGCCGGCAGTTGCATGAGTTGCAGAAGCATCCCGACGAGGCCAAGCTGGCGCAGTGGCTGGAGCGTTTTCAGGCGTCCAGCGACAAGGTGGCGGCGCGGCGCAGCAGCATCCCGGCGATGCGCTACGACGATGCGCTGCCGATTGCCGCCAAGCGCGACGAGATCAAGGCCGCGCTGGAGAAGAGCCAGGTGGTGGTGATCGCCGGTGAGACCGGTTCGGGCAAGACCACGCAGTTGCCGAAGATCTGCCTGGAAATCGGCAGGGGCGTGCATGGGCTGATTGGCCACACCCAGCCGCGCCGTCTGGCGGCGCGCAGTGTGGCGACACGGGTGGCCGAGGAGATCGGCACGCCGCTGGGCGAGCTGGTTGGTTATCAGGTGCGTTTCGAGGATCAGAGCAAGGACAGCACGCTGATCAAGCTGATGACCGATGGCATCCTGCTCGCCGAAACCCAGCACGACCGCTTTCTGGAAAAGTACGACACCATCATCGTCGACGAGGCGCACGAACGTAGCCTCAACATCGACTTCCTGCTCGGCTACCTGAAGACCCTGCTGCCGCGTCGCCCGGATCTGAAGCTGATCATCACCTCGGCGACCATCGATCTGGAGCGGTTCAGCAAACATTTCAATGATGCGCCGATCATCGAGGTGTCCGGTCGCACCTACCCGGTGGAAACCTGGTATCGCCCGCTGGCGGCTGAGGTGGACGAAGAGGGCGAGCGTTTGCTCGATGACCTGTCCATCGACCAGGGCATTCTCGCCGCGCTGGACGAGATCGCCGAGCACGAGCGCAGCGTGGGCAAGCGCCCTGGCGATGTGCTGGTGTTCCTGCCCGGCGAGCGCGAGATTCGTGAGGCTGCCGAGGTGCTGCGCAAGGCCAACCTGCGTTTTACCGAGGTGCTGCCTTTGTATGCGCGGCTGACGCCGGCTGAGCAGCAGAAGATTTTCGCGCCCATGGCCGGGCGCAAGATCGTGCTGGCCACCAACGTCGCCGAAACCTCGCTGACCGTGCCGGGCATTCGCTACGTGATCGACAGCGGCACCGCGCGCATCAGCCGCTACAGCTACCGCGCCAAGGTGCAGCGCCTGCCCATCGAGCCGGTGTCGCAGGCCAGCGCCAACCAGCGCAAGGGCCGTTGCGGGCGGGTCGAGCCGGGCATCTGCATCCGCCTGTACAGCGAGGAGGATTTTCTCGGTCGCCCTGAATTCACCGACCCGGAGATTCTGCGCACCAACCTGGCGGCGGTGATTCTGCAGATGCTGCACCTGCGCCTGGGCAGCATCGAGGACTTCCCCTTTATCGAGCCGCCAGACGGCAAGGCCATCAGCGACGGCTTCAACCTGTTGCAGGAGCTGTCGGCGGTCAACCGCGAAAGCCAGCTCACGCCTCTTGGCCGCCAGTTGGCGCGTCTGCCCATCGACCCGCGCCTGGGGCGCATGGTGCTGGAGGGCGCCAAGCAGGGCAGCCTGGAAGAAATCCTCATCGTCGCCGCCGCGCTGTCGGTGCAGGACCCACGCGAGCGACCGATGGATCGCCAGCAGGCCGCCGACCAGGCGCACGCGCAGTGGAAGGATGTGGATTCGGACTTCGCCGCGCTGATCAACCTGTGGCGCGGCTTCGAGGAGAAACGCCAGGAGCTGGGCAGCAATCCGCTGCGTACGTGGTGCAAGAAGAACTTCCTCAACTACATGCGCCTGCGCGAGTGGCGCGATGCGCACCGACAACTGGTGCTGATCGCCCGTGATCTGCAACTGCTGGGCAAAGGCAGCCAGAACCGCTCGGAGGCGCAGGGCGAGCAAGTGGCGAACACGCCGCAGCCGACCAAGGACACCCGCGTCAACGCCATCGCCCGTCAGCAGGCCGAGGCCAGCGAGGCAGCGGTGCTGGCGAAGAATTACGCTGCCGTGCACAAGGCGATTCTCGCCGGCCTGCTCAGCCAGATCGGCCAGAAGACCGAGGAGGGCGACTACCTCGGCGCGCGCCAGCGACGTTTCTGGATTCACCCGTCGAGCGTGATCGGGCGCAAGAAGCCCAACTGGATCATGGCCGCCGAGCTGGTGGAAACCACCAAGCTGTTCGCCCGCATGGTGGCGAAGATCGAGCCGGACTGGATCGAGCCGCTGGCGGCGCATCTGGTGAAGAAGAACCATCTGGAACCGCACTGGGAGAAGAAGCGCGGCCAGGTGGTGGCGTACGAGCAGGTCACCCTGTACGGCATGATCATCGTCGGTCGCCGCCCGGTGCATTACGGCCCCATCGACCCGCCGGTGGCGCGCGAGATGTTCATTCGCGAGGGGCTGGTGCGTGGCGAGATCAACAGCCGCGTGCGCTGCCTGGCTGCCAACCGTCAGTTACTGGAACGCCTCGACGAGCTGGAGGCCAAGTCGCGCCGCCGCGACATTCTCGCCGACGAGGAAACCCTGTTCGGCTACTACGAGGCGCGCATCCCGCAGGACATCTACCAGGCCGCCAGTTTCGAGAGTTGGTACAAGAAGGGCAGCGCCGCCGACCCGCAACTGCTCATCATGCGCGAGGAAGACGCCCTGGCCCGCGATGCCAAGGAAGTCACCGCCGCGCAGTACCCGGACACCTTGCGCATCGGCGAGCTGCAACTGCCGCTGAGCTATCACTTCGAGCCCAACCATCCACGTGACGGTGTGACCCTGCGCGTGCCGGCGCCGCTGTTGCCGCAACTGCAGCCCGAGCGTTTGGAATGGCTGGTGCCGGGACTGTTGGAAGCCAAGTGCATTGCCCTGGTGCGCGGCCTGCCCAAGGCACTACGCAAGAACTTCGTGCCGGTGCCGGACTTCGTCGGCGCGGCGCTGGACAAGCTGGTGTTCGGCCAGGGTTCGTTGCCGCACGCCCTGGGCCAGGAGCTGCTGCGCATGACCGGCGCACGGGTCTCCGACGAGGCCTGGGCGGAAGCCGCCGAGAGCCTGGAAAACCACCTGAAGATGAACATCGAGGTGGTGGATGCCCGTGGCAAGTTCCTCGGCGAAGGCCGTGACCTGGCCGAGCTGACCGCACGCTTCGCCGAGGCCAGCCAGGCGGCATTGGCTATTCCACAGCAGAGCGACAAGCCGAAAACGGTGGAGGCCAAGGCCTTCGCCGAAGTGGCCGAGAAGGCCCAGCAGAAGATCGCCGGCCTCTCCATGACAGTTTATCCGGCGTTGGTGGAGGAGGCTGGAGTGGTCAAGGAAGGGCGCTTCCCGACCCAGGCCGAGGCCGACTTCCAGCACCGCCGCGCCCTGCAACGGCTGTTGCTGCAGCAGCTTGCCGAGCAGGCGAAGTTCCTGCGCGGCAAGCTGCCGGGGCTGACCGAGCTGGGTTTGCTGTATCGCGATATCGGCCGCGTCGAGGCGTTGGTCGAGGACATTCTGCTGGCCAGCCTGGATGCCTGCATCCTTGACGGCGAAGCCATGCTGCCGCGCGACGGTGCGGCTCTGGCGCAGCTGGCCGAGCGCAAGCGCGGCGACTGGACGGCGCATGCCGAACGCATCGCCCGCCTGGTGCTGGAGATTCTCAAGCTCAACCACGGCCTGCAGAAGCGCTTCAAGGGCAAGATCGACCTGGCCCAGGCCATGGCGCTCAACGACATCAAGCAGCAGTTGGCCAATCTGGTCTATGCCGGCTTCGTGCGCGAAACGCCGGGCGAATGGCTCAAGGAAATCCCGCGCTACCTCAAGGCCATCGAGCAGCGCCTGGACAAGGTCGGTGCGCAGGTGCAGCGCGACCGCGTGTGGACCGGCGAGCTGACTGGCTACTGGGAGCAGTACCAGGCGCGTACCGGCAAACATGCCCAGGAAGGCAAGCGCGACCCGCAGCTCACGCTGTATCGCTGGATGCTGGAGGAATACCGTGTGTCGCTGTTCGCCCAGCAACTGGGCACGAAGATGGCGGTGTCGGACAAGCGCCTGAGCAAGCAGTGGACGCTGGTTGAAGGTTGA
- a CDS encoding MarR family winged helix-turn-helix transcriptional regulator: protein MQDRAQLAAEQWLRQRPDLDGFSMAVIGRLAELNQVISRDHLLPFFAEHGLQAGEFDLLATLRRSGEPYALMPTALYESAMISSGGMTSRIDRLEKAGLIERRKHPSDRRGVLVALTPAGFELIDGMLEGHVANLQRVLSGLTADEQRTLHELHGKLLVGLVEREGVR, encoded by the coding sequence ATGCAAGACCGCGCACAATTGGCTGCCGAGCAATGGCTTCGACAGCGCCCGGATCTGGATGGTTTTTCCATGGCGGTGATTGGCCGTCTGGCTGAGCTGAACCAGGTGATCAGCCGCGATCACCTGCTGCCGTTCTTCGCCGAACATGGGCTGCAGGCCGGTGAGTTCGACTTGCTCGCTACTCTGCGTCGCTCGGGTGAGCCCTACGCGTTGATGCCGACAGCGTTGTACGAGAGTGCGATGATTTCCTCGGGCGGCATGACCAGTCGTATCGACCGCCTGGAAAAGGCCGGGCTGATCGAACGGCGCAAACACCCCAGTGACCGCCGTGGTGTGCTGGTGGCGTTGACGCCGGCTGGGTTCGAACTGATCGACGGCATGCTCGAAGGCCATGTGGCCAACCTGCAGCGCGTGCTTTCAGGATTGACCGCTGACGAGCAGCGCACGTTGCATGAATTGCATGGCAAGTTGTTGGTGGGGTTGGTTGAGCGCGAGGGAGTACGCTGA